From the genome of Ctenopharyngodon idella isolate HZGC_01 chromosome 23, HZGC01, whole genome shotgun sequence, one region includes:
- the chodl gene encoding chondrolectin yields the protein MRAELGILCALTFLVSCSHGARVVSGQTVCQGSPEHPCYKIAYFRDVTSRVAFWEALQACEMDGGSLLSIENTAEQKHIEHLLRELSISTSTGAASGSGITDGDFWIGLTRVEGENAQEPGSFTSCPNLYRWTDGSVSQFRNWYADEPSCGGEACVVMYHQPTALAGPGGPYLYQWNDDRCNMKHNFICKYEPESYLVKEQSDRPGGRDVDLSTEEQEERRTPPANPDENPRLIMPGPSSMLLIYVIIPTIPLLLLILVASGTCCFQMLSKSKPRTKTSVNQSTLWISKTPKVDSGMEV from the exons ATGCGCGCGGAACTCGGTATTCTTTGTGCTTTGACTTTCCTGGTCTCGTGCAGCCATGGCGCGAGAGTTGTGAGCG GTCAGACAGTGTGTCAGGGCAGTCCTGAGCACCCTTGCTATAAGATCGCTTACTTCAGGGACGTGACGAGTCGTGTTGCATTCTGGGAGGCTCTGCAGGCATGTGAAATGGACGGCGGTTCCTTGCTGAGCATTGAGAACACGGCAGAGCAGAAGCACATCGAACACCTCCTGCGGGAACTCAGCATCTCCACTTCCACCGGCGCTGCCAGCGGGTCGGGCATCACAGACGGAGACTTCTGGATCGGCCTGACTCGTGTGGAGGGCGAGAACGCACAGGAGCCTGGCAGCTTCACCTCTTGTCCCAACCTGTACAGGTGGACTGATGGAAGTGTCTCACAGTTCAG AAACTGGTATGCTGATGAACCATCCTGTGGAGGAGAAGCTTGTGTGGTCATGTATCACCAGCCTACTGCTCTCGCCGGGCCTGGCGGGCCGTACCTCTACCAGTGGAACGATGATAGGTGCAATATGAAGCACAATTTCATCTGCAAGTATGAACCAG AAAGCTACCTGGTAAAAGAGCAGAGCGACAGGCCTGGAGGGCGTGATGTTG ATCTTTCCACAGAAGAACAAGAGGAGAGGAGAACACCTCCTGCCAACCCGGACGAGAACCCTCGACTTATAATGCCAGGGCCCTCAA GTATGCTGCTAATCTACGTGATTATCCCTACCATCCCTCTTCTCTTGCTGATCCTGGTGGCTTCAGGAACGTGCTGTTTCCAGATGTTGAGCAAGAG